The following coding sequences lie in one Megalodesulfovibrio gigas DSM 1382 = ATCC 19364 genomic window:
- a CDS encoding diguanylate cyclase, with product MHHFSTAHRLALAVICLGVLAFARPGVCAGIELSQAERGYLERLGPVTLCVDPDWTPFERINEQGQHEGIAADLLLLVSRRLGLPMQLVPTRNWEESLQASKDGRCMALSFLNQTPNREEWLTFTEPLFTDSNVFITREEHPFIADPSSLSYEAIVLPEGTSIEERIRREYPNLRVLTVATEQEAFSLVSEKKADMTMRSLIVAAYTIKKDGWFNLKIAGQLPNYANALRMGVVKTEPMLRDILNKGVDTITPMDRGQIVNKHVSINVQTAVDRAMVVRVVAIALAVVGVVLYWNRRLKQHNEELERRSQTDTLTSLPNRTRIDELFLTECSRGERYGRPFSVIMLDIDNFKRVNDEFGHQMGDKVLVATARAARDAVRTVDTLGRWGGEEFLVLCPETPEDMAVQVAERIRQVIAATAMGTGTPQTISAGVASLLPGDTPDALLQRADAALYQAKRLGRNRVCAA from the coding sequence ATGCATCATTTTTCGACCGCGCATCGCCTTGCACTCGCCGTGATCTGCTTGGGAGTGCTGGCTTTTGCCCGGCCCGGCGTATGCGCCGGCATTGAACTCAGCCAGGCAGAGCGGGGCTACCTGGAGCGCCTGGGACCCGTGACCTTGTGCGTGGACCCGGACTGGACGCCTTTTGAGCGGATCAACGAGCAGGGGCAGCACGAAGGCATCGCCGCGGATCTGCTGCTGCTGGTCTCCCGCCGGCTCGGCCTGCCCATGCAGCTGGTGCCCACCAGGAACTGGGAAGAAAGCCTGCAGGCCTCCAAAGATGGCCGGTGCATGGCCCTGAGCTTCCTCAATCAGACGCCCAATCGGGAAGAGTGGCTCACGTTCACCGAGCCCCTGTTCACGGACTCCAACGTCTTCATCACCCGGGAAGAGCATCCTTTCATCGCCGATCCCTCCTCGCTTTCCTACGAAGCCATCGTCCTGCCTGAAGGCACGTCCATTGAGGAGCGCATCCGCAGGGAATATCCCAACCTGCGCGTGCTCACCGTGGCCACCGAGCAGGAGGCCTTTTCCCTGGTCTCGGAGAAAAAGGCAGACATGACCATGCGCTCCCTCATCGTGGCGGCGTACACCATCAAGAAGGACGGCTGGTTCAACCTCAAGATCGCCGGGCAGCTGCCCAATTATGCCAACGCGCTGCGCATGGGCGTGGTGAAGACCGAGCCTATGCTGCGGGACATCCTCAACAAGGGCGTGGACACCATCACCCCCATGGATCGCGGGCAGATCGTCAACAAGCATGTGTCCATCAACGTGCAGACGGCCGTGGACCGGGCCATGGTGGTCCGGGTGGTGGCCATCGCCCTCGCCGTGGTGGGGGTGGTGCTGTACTGGAACCGCCGCCTGAAGCAGCACAATGAGGAACTGGAGCGCCGGTCCCAGACAGACACCCTGACCAGTCTGCCCAACCGCACGCGCATTGACGAACTGTTTCTCACAGAATGCAGCCGGGGCGAGCGATACGGCCGGCCCTTCTCGGTCATCATGCTGGATATTGATAATTTTAAGCGGGTGAACGACGAATTCGGGCACCAGATGGGCGACAAGGTCCTCGTGGCGACGGCCCGTGCCGCCCGCGACGCCGTGCGCACGGTGGACACCCTCGGCCGCTGGGGCGGGGAAGAATTTCTGGTGTTGTGCCCGGAAACCCCGGAGGACATGGCCGTGCAGGTGGCGGAACGGATTCGCCAGGTCATCGCCGCCACTGCCATGGGCACCGGCACCCCGCAGACCATCAGCGCCGGCGTGGCGAGTCTGTTGCCCGGCGATACGCCGGACGCCCTGCTCCAGCGCGCCGACGCCGCCCTGTACCAGGCCAAACGCCTGGGGCGGAACCGGGTCTGCGCGGCGTAG